From a single Nostoc sp. MS1 genomic region:
- the tadA gene encoding tRNA adenosine(34) deaminase TadA, translating into MFTEYPEYLMYRQWMSRALELAKIAGDAGEIPVGAVITDASGNLIAQGENRKERDQDPTAHAEIVALRAAAQTLNTWRLHECTMYVTLEPCPMCAGAIIHGRLSKLVYGVDDTKTGAIRTVLNIPDSAASNHHLRVIGGILESACRQHLQDWFAIRRIKNK; encoded by the coding sequence ATGTTCACTGAATATCCTGAATACCTTATGTATCGCCAATGGATGAGCCGTGCTTTGGAGTTAGCAAAAATTGCCGGAGATGCAGGCGAAATTCCCGTTGGGGCAGTCATTACCGATGCAAGTGGTAACTTGATAGCCCAAGGAGAAAATCGTAAAGAACGTGACCAAGACCCGACAGCACACGCAGAAATTGTGGCGTTGAGAGCTGCTGCTCAAACCTTAAACACTTGGCGACTGCATGAATGTACCATGTACGTCACTCTAGAACCTTGCCCAATGTGTGCTGGTGCAATTATTCATGGGCGGTTGAGCAAACTTGTTTATGGAGTGGACGATACTAAAACTGGCGCAATTCGGACTGTTTTAAATATACCTGATAGTGCAGCTTCTAATCACCACTTACGAGTTATTGGAGGCATTCTAGAATCAGCCTGTCGCCAACATTTGCAAGACTGGTTTGCAATTCGGCGGATAAAAAACAAGTAA
- a CDS encoding lysophospholipid acyltransferase family protein: protein MMEFLSESSHTCQVKPQNEIFQSQVAVAGSRVSPWLAPVLYFVGNYFLLPSFFGHISVTGQEQLPKTGPVILAPTHRARWDSLLIPYVAGRYVTGRDLNFMVSNNECQGLQGWFVRRMGGFPVDTLHPAVSSLRHAVELLKQKQMLVIYPEGNIFRDGKLHPLKPGIARLALSAELSHPGLGVKIVPISINYSHPYPCWGTDVSIHIGSAISIQDYTNGKIKQNAKRLTEDLSKDLQRLSNSLVVSHRAFAESIN from the coding sequence ATGATGGAATTTTTATCTGAGTCTTCTCATACCTGTCAAGTAAAACCACAAAATGAAATCTTTCAGTCTCAGGTAGCTGTAGCTGGGTCGCGGGTTTCGCCTTGGCTGGCTCCTGTTCTGTATTTTGTTGGTAATTATTTTCTTTTGCCATCCTTCTTCGGACATATCTCCGTTACCGGACAAGAACAACTTCCCAAAACTGGCCCTGTGATTCTAGCTCCAACTCATCGTGCAAGGTGGGATTCCTTACTTATACCCTACGTTGCTGGACGTTACGTCACAGGAAGAGACTTAAACTTTATGGTTTCTAATAATGAATGCCAGGGTTTACAAGGTTGGTTTGTCCGTCGCATGGGTGGCTTTCCTGTAGATACTCTGCACCCAGCCGTATCTAGCCTCCGCCATGCAGTTGAGTTACTCAAACAAAAACAAATGTTAGTTATTTATCCCGAAGGCAATATTTTTCGGGACGGCAAACTGCATCCCCTGAAGCCGGGAATAGCCCGTTTAGCCTTGAGTGCAGAACTCAGCCATCCAGGTTTGGGCGTGAAAATAGTGCCAATTAGCATCAATTACAGCCATCCTTATCCTTGCTGGGGTACAGATGTTAGTATTCACATCGGCTCGGCAATTAGTATTCAAGATTACACCAATGGTAAAATCAAGCAAAATGCCAAACGCCTTACAGAAGATTTAAGCAAGGATTTACAACGCTTAAGTAATTCCTTGGTGGTGAGTCATCGTGCTTTTGCGGAGTCTATTAATTAA
- a CDS encoding sensor histidine kinase: MKESELILVVDDTPANLEVLSEALTDAGFEVAIATDGERAIKQAQCSLPSLILLDVMMPGIDGFETCRRLKASTITQDIPIIFMTALSETNDKVRGFNLGAADYITKPFQEAELIVRVQTQLKLRNFHQILEQQITERTAELTDALRQLQSSQLKLIQSEKMATLGQLVAGVAHEINNPVSFIHGNLEHMEGYTQTLLNFLQLYQKHYPEPVDEIQEQAEEHDLEFLQEDVVKTLASMKIGTQRIREIVRSLRNFSRMDEAEFKAVDIHEGLDSTIMILQHRLKAKPEYPQIRVIREYGNLPLIKCYAGQLNQAFMNILANAIDALEEMNDHRSYKEIQHNPGCIVIRTSVVDSQSIEIRITDNGPGIPEEIQQRIFDPFFTTKPVGKGTGMGMSITYQIITEKHNGKLECFSKPGEGATFAIQIPIYQQVHEVTALSKQCL; this comes from the coding sequence ATGAAAGAATCTGAATTGATTTTAGTAGTAGATGATACGCCTGCAAATTTGGAAGTGCTGTCTGAAGCACTGACTGATGCAGGTTTTGAAGTAGCGATCGCCACTGATGGCGAACGAGCAATCAAACAAGCCCAATGTAGTTTACCTAGCTTAATTTTGCTTGATGTGATGATGCCTGGTATTGATGGGTTTGAGACTTGCCGTCGTCTTAAAGCTTCTACCATTACCCAAGATATTCCCATCATCTTCATGACAGCTTTGTCTGAAACTAATGATAAAGTTCGTGGGTTTAATCTCGGCGCTGCTGATTATATTACCAAGCCTTTTCAAGAAGCCGAACTAATTGTTCGGGTGCAAACGCAATTGAAATTGCGTAACTTCCACCAAATATTAGAGCAGCAAATTACTGAACGTACCGCAGAATTAACAGATGCTTTAAGACAATTGCAAAGCTCACAACTTAAGTTAATTCAATCAGAAAAAATGGCAACTTTAGGGCAATTAGTAGCAGGAGTTGCCCATGAAATTAATAATCCAGTGAGTTTTATTCACGGTAATCTCGAACACATGGAGGGTTATACTCAAACGCTGCTAAATTTTCTGCAACTCTACCAAAAGCATTATCCTGAGCCTGTTGATGAAATTCAAGAACAAGCAGAAGAACATGATTTAGAATTTTTGCAAGAAGATGTAGTTAAAACTCTTGCTTCCATGAAAATAGGGACTCAACGTATCCGCGAAATTGTGCGATCGCTCCGTAATTTCTCCCGTATGGATGAAGCCGAATTTAAAGCTGTTGATATTCATGAGGGTCTTGATAGTACCATTATGATTTTGCAACATCGCTTAAAAGCCAAACCGGAATATCCACAGATTAGGGTAATTAGAGAATATGGCAATTTGCCTTTAATTAAATGCTATGCCGGACAACTCAATCAAGCATTTATGAATATTTTGGCAAATGCGATCGATGCCTTGGAAGAAATGAATGATCATCGCAGTTATAAGGAAATTCAGCATAATCCAGGGTGCATTGTCATTCGTACATCTGTAGTTGATTCACAATCGATAGAAATTAGGATTACTGACAACGGCCCTGGCATACCAGAAGAAATTCAACAACGCATCTTCGATCCCTTTTTTACAACAAAACCTGTGGGCAAAGGAACAGGTATGGGTATGTCTATTACCTATCAAATCATCACGGAAAAACATAACGGCAAGTTAGAGTGTTTCTCAAAACCTGGAGAGGGAGCGACATTTGCAATTCAAATTCCTATCTATCAGCAAGTCCATGAGGTAACGGCTTTGTCAAAACAATGCCTTTAA
- a CDS encoding peptidylprolyl isomerase: MIEFKSKLIAFPEVITYLKNNLQLKGLCSQILQQKIINQAAADRNIQITPEEIQIEAEKLRYEKRLFKASDTLGWLADNLISSDEWEAGIRNHLLSKRLAEHLFGKEVERYFWENKLNYDQVVLYQIILPEQNSAQEIYYQIEEGELSFYEAAHLYDVDETRRNRCGYEGKLYRWSFEPDVAAIIFNAQPKELLVPMRVNHSSCIFMVEDFISATLTPEIYQEILHKMFQEWLLAELNYMLYA; this comes from the coding sequence ATGATTGAATTTAAAAGTAAATTGATTGCATTCCCAGAAGTAATTACATACCTCAAAAATAATCTGCAACTCAAAGGATTATGCAGTCAGATATTACAGCAAAAGATTATTAATCAAGCTGCCGCAGACAGAAATATCCAAATAACACCAGAAGAAATTCAAATAGAAGCTGAGAAACTACGTTATGAAAAACGTTTATTTAAAGCTAGTGACACTTTAGGATGGTTAGCTGATAATTTAATTTCCTCTGACGAATGGGAAGCAGGAATCCGTAATCATCTTTTAAGTAAGAGATTAGCAGAACATTTATTCGGCAAAGAGGTAGAAAGATATTTTTGGGAAAATAAACTTAATTACGATCAAGTTGTCCTTTATCAAATAATTCTGCCTGAGCAAAACTCTGCCCAAGAGATTTACTACCAAATAGAAGAAGGTGAACTTAGTTTTTATGAAGCGGCTCATCTTTATGATGTTGATGAAACACGCAGAAATCGTTGTGGTTATGAAGGTAAATTGTACCGTTGGAGTTTCGAGCCAGATGTAGCCGCAATTATATTTAATGCTCAACCAAAAGAATTACTAGTCCCGATGAGAGTTAATCATAGCAGTTGTATTTTCATGGTGGAAGATTTTATTTCTGCTACATTAACACCTGAGATATATCAAGAAATTTTACATAAAATGTTTCAGGAATGGTTACTAGCGGAGTTAAATTAT
- a CDS encoding S8 family serine peptidase — protein sequence MNDRNNSSDFSTTGVSASNLGLVLQRGGEELILEKVLHRFTVRFVTDFPVQQLSQVSWGIWQGSIAQAHLEIYQVTPDQIEEAIAQARTDQNVAFASHAYTVKDNPGTFVYLGDQITIQFVSKLDADKITLITSGFNLVQDKAIAGLTNAFVFLVSKQATENPIKIANQLQAIPEVLAAEPNVIIQTETHYKPNDNLYPQQWYLNHNGGNELVLGSHIAVEQAWDITRGVRSVVVAVVDDSFDLNHPDFQGSGKIVAPRDLRDNDFLPLPSAKETSHGTACAGIAVAEENGTGIVGVAPGCAFMPIRTTGFLDDESIEQIFNWAVEKGASVISCSWGASAVYFPLSLRQKAAITRAATRGRNGKGCVVLFAAGNANRPVSGAIFEQDWPDNILQGVTDWLNGFGVHPDVMAIAASTSMSRKAAYSNWGANICLCAPSNNASPGMSFPEKGFLYTQPNIKTNLLGLGMLTTDIVGAAGYDPGDFTNNFGGTSSATPVVAGVAALVLSVNPDLTAQQVKQILETTADKIVDPNPDPQLGLSEGKYDDKGHSQWFGYGKVNAARAVQVAFQQQGTLLSVSRQVKQANSNQIGIPDNNLQGIKSAITISDSSPVKDIQVAVNVTHEFLGDIEIYLIAPNNQQVLLQNRTLGNRTDLQTTYGVRSHPILKQLLLQPAKGNWQLWIVDYSPQDVGRLNSWELTLGI from the coding sequence ATGAACGACCGTAACAATTCCTCTGATTTTTCAACCACAGGTGTATCAGCAAGCAACTTGGGATTAGTTCTGCAACGGGGCGGTGAAGAATTGATACTCGAAAAAGTGCTACACCGCTTCACCGTCCGTTTTGTCACCGACTTTCCTGTGCAACAATTATCTCAGGTTAGTTGGGGTATTTGGCAGGGCAGTATTGCCCAAGCTCATTTAGAAATATATCAGGTTACACCAGACCAGATAGAGGAAGCGATCGCCCAAGCCCGGACTGACCAAAATGTAGCTTTTGCCAGCCACGCTTACACTGTTAAGGATAATCCAGGAACTTTTGTCTATCTGGGCGACCAAATTACAATTCAGTTTGTGTCTAAGCTAGACGCTGACAAAATTACCCTCATCACTTCTGGCTTCAACTTAGTCCAAGACAAAGCAATTGCAGGTTTAACAAATGCCTTTGTATTTTTAGTGAGTAAGCAAGCTACCGAAAATCCCATCAAAATTGCTAATCAGTTGCAAGCCATTCCCGAAGTGTTGGCGGCCGAACCGAATGTCATCATTCAAACAGAAACCCACTACAAGCCCAATGACAACCTTTATCCCCAGCAATGGTATCTCAACCACAATGGCGGAAATGAGTTGGTTCTTGGCTCGCATATCGCCGTAGAACAGGCTTGGGACATTACGCGCGGTGTCCGTTCGGTGGTGGTAGCTGTGGTGGATGATTCTTTTGATTTGAATCATCCAGATTTTCAAGGTAGTGGTAAGATAGTCGCCCCTAGAGATTTACGGGACAATGATTTTTTGCCCTTGCCAAGTGCGAAAGAAACCAGTCATGGTACGGCTTGTGCTGGCATAGCTGTGGCGGAGGAAAATGGTACAGGAATTGTTGGGGTTGCCCCTGGTTGTGCATTCATGCCCATCCGTACTACTGGGTTTCTCGATGACGAATCAATTGAGCAGATATTTAACTGGGCTGTAGAAAAAGGAGCCAGCGTCATCTCATGCAGTTGGGGGGCTTCGGCTGTGTATTTTCCCCTATCCTTGCGCCAAAAAGCTGCTATTACCAGGGCTGCTACCCGTGGACGCAATGGGAAAGGTTGTGTAGTGTTATTTGCGGCTGGTAATGCTAACCGTCCAGTTAGTGGCGCTATTTTTGAGCAAGATTGGCCGGATAATATTTTACAAGGTGTAACAGATTGGCTAAATGGTTTTGGGGTACATCCTGATGTGATGGCTATTGCCGCATCCACCAGTATGAGTAGAAAAGCTGCCTACAGTAATTGGGGAGCTAATATTTGCCTGTGTGCGCCTAGTAACAATGCTTCGCCTGGAATGTCATTCCCTGAGAAAGGTTTTTTATATACACAGCCCAACATCAAGACTAACTTGCTTGGGTTAGGAATGCTGACAACTGATATAGTAGGAGCCGCAGGTTACGATCCTGGTGATTTCACTAACAACTTTGGCGGTACTTCCAGCGCTACGCCTGTTGTGGCTGGAGTAGCAGCCTTGGTTTTATCAGTCAATCCCGATTTGACAGCCCAACAAGTCAAACAAATCCTAGAAACAACGGCAGATAAAATTGTAGACCCTAATCCCGACCCTCAACTAGGTTTAAGCGAAGGTAAATACGATGATAAGGGTCATTCCCAATGGTTTGGTTATGGTAAGGTCAATGCTGCTAGGGCGGTGCAAGTTGCATTCCAACAACAAGGCACACTATTAAGTGTAAGTAGACAAGTAAAACAGGCTAATTCTAACCAGATAGGGATTCCCGATAATAATTTACAAGGGATTAAAAGTGCGATTACGATCTCCGATTCCAGCCCTGTTAAAGATATTCAAGTCGCAGTTAATGTTACTCACGAATTTCTAGGCGATATCGAGATTTATTTAATTGCCCCTAATAATCAACAAGTCTTATTGCAAAATCGTACTTTAGGTAATCGTACCGACTTACAAACAACTTATGGAGTGCGATCGCATCCTATTCTTAAACAATTACTTTTACAACCAGCTAAAGGCAACTGGCAATTATGGATAGTTGACTATTCACCCCAAGATGTAGGCAGACTCAATAGTTGGGAATTAACTTTAGGGATTTAG
- a CDS encoding HlyD family efflux transporter periplasmic adaptor subunit, whose protein sequence is MKSSYKSLEKFIDSPLVSSEGFTDASDEAALLSGGTTTSIKAVAQDSTTFSEQKLVNTDTSLILPTANVQSDRWSTSVQTLIDQPPSSLPYQLMAGGMAFCIAIVTWANVGHMDEVGQARGRLVPLGEVYKVHPAISGKVAHVYIQEGQKVKSGEVLAQLDQEIALNELERLKQELTAYQTQVIQTQALIDKTRLEAKMQMAIHQAEIQGQKATIAQTISKIQSQKVAIAQDEQRAEVSQALLTQLYKDAKAQEERIQRLKSLVEQGVLSQEQLFQAQQNLSDRQRTIIQQTGDIQQTLTQSQREQMTLQQVLSESKRLQAELTQKQAEGTTIQLQAQQTIQKLQVQKTQLQAQVQQTGQLILEAKTRLKQLALIAPVAGTVLSLNVRNSGEVVQPGQTIAELAPENVPLILEAALPTKEAGFVKVGNQVKIKFDAYPYQDYSIIPGKVISISPNSTVSEKTGAVYRVEIAMERNYVKAKNQTIKFQAGQTATAEIIIRRRRIADILLEPLRELQADGNTL, encoded by the coding sequence ATGAAATCATCATACAAATCTCTGGAAAAGTTTATAGATTCTCCACTTGTAAGTTCTGAAGGATTTACAGATGCTAGTGATGAAGCAGCTTTATTATCTGGTGGTACGACTACATCTATAAAAGCTGTTGCCCAAGATTCTACTACTTTCTCAGAACAGAAATTAGTTAATACCGACACATCATTAATCCTACCGACAGCTAATGTTCAAAGTGATAGATGGTCAACATCTGTACAGACATTAATTGATCAACCGCCTTCATCTCTACCCTATCAACTGATGGCAGGTGGCATGGCATTTTGTATAGCTATTGTTACTTGGGCAAATGTAGGGCATATGGACGAAGTTGGTCAAGCTAGAGGCAGATTAGTTCCTTTAGGAGAGGTGTATAAAGTCCATCCGGCAATTTCTGGTAAGGTTGCTCATGTTTATATTCAAGAAGGGCAGAAAGTTAAATCTGGAGAAGTATTAGCCCAACTAGATCAAGAAATTGCCTTGAATGAATTAGAACGGTTGAAACAAGAATTAACTGCTTATCAAACTCAAGTTATTCAAACACAAGCTTTGATTGATAAAACTCGCTTAGAAGCTAAAATGCAGATGGCGATTCATCAGGCAGAAATTCAAGGACAAAAGGCAACGATCGCTCAAACTATCTCGAAAATTCAAAGCCAAAAAGTAGCGATCGCCCAGGATGAACAAAGAGCAGAAGTCAGCCAAGCGCTGCTGACTCAATTGTATAAAGATGCTAAAGCCCAAGAAGAACGAATACAAAGATTAAAATCTCTGGTAGAACAAGGGGTACTGTCCCAAGAACAACTGTTTCAGGCTCAACAGAATTTGAGCGATCGCCAGCGTACAATCATTCAACAAACTGGCGATATCCAGCAAACTCTGACACAATCCCAACGAGAACAAATGACGCTGCAACAAGTTTTGTCAGAGTCAAAGCGATTACAAGCTGAGTTAACCCAAAAGCAAGCAGAAGGTACAACAATACAGTTACAAGCCCAACAAACTATTCAAAAACTACAAGTACAAAAGACTCAGTTACAAGCTCAAGTCCAACAAACTGGACAACTGATTTTAGAAGCAAAAACTAGGTTAAAACAACTTGCTCTTATCGCTCCTGTGGCTGGTACAGTTTTATCACTCAATGTTCGCAACAGTGGGGAAGTAGTTCAACCAGGACAAACAATAGCTGAATTAGCACCTGAGAATGTACCACTAATTTTAGAAGCCGCTTTACCAACTAAAGAAGCTGGCTTTGTCAAAGTCGGAAACCAAGTCAAAATTAAATTTGATGCTTACCCATATCAAGACTATAGTATTATCCCTGGCAAAGTAATCTCGATTTCACCAAATAGCACAGTTAGTGAAAAAACTGGCGCAGTATATCGAGTAGAAATTGCTATGGAGCGCAACTATGTTAAAGCTAAGAATCAAACAATTAAATTTCAAGCTGGTCAAACTGCTACTGCTGAAATTATCATCCGTCGCCGCCGCATTGCAGATATTTTGCTCGAACCATTAAGAGAATTGCAAGCAGATGGTAACACCTTGTAA